Proteins encoded by one window of Bacteroidota bacterium:
- a CDS encoding SpoIIE family protein phosphatase — MNLEEKIAKHVESITDEKDRLVASLKYIQINNPNITNETELAEKYLGLAQELQFKEGEIWVKVLLSNNKQYNIYQNIESYEFKSLVAYIHSLADSSCKGWVLLAMMRIYFMQSSFLNTLELLSIIKKIAAKYDDKLLLAETVSYSALFKIDLQDYKEAARLFGEAASLYKEIGEKKSAAYVNYYIATTNHSSNNLIIAEKQYLECIEVFRQLKNEKQIIYILLKIAEIKIASADFNSAQKIIKDALAKATEIGETKISALAFILLGEIYILQNKFTSALEYLTKANKIDNEIGVGASKEKLYWLSYVANKNSNDTLRALFFLEKHNERLKAESIRFSDSSLRQLEVKYATETLEAKAEWERKRNEEIAASINYAKRIQYALLAHDKFLNNYIPLHFVLFNPKDIVSGDFYWATYKNNTFYLAVCDSTGHGVPGAFMSLLNISFLNEAINERNLTKPSEIFDHARKQLIKSISAEGQKDGFDGILIAFDFTTKSITYAAANNAPIIIRNKEILELPKDKMPVGEGIEDKPFSLFTIDYLKNDKLYLYTDGFADQFGGPKAKKYKYKPLNTLLQVVSNFPMQEQKHKLQKEFIDWKGNTEQTDDVLVVGIDLDVVF; from the coding sequence ATGAACTTAGAAGAGAAAATAGCAAAGCACGTAGAGTCAATAACTGATGAAAAAGACCGTTTAGTTGCTTCGCTGAAATATATTCAAATCAACAACCCCAATATTACCAATGAGACGGAATTGGCTGAAAAATATTTAGGATTAGCTCAGGAGCTTCAATTTAAAGAAGGTGAGATTTGGGTTAAAGTCCTGCTCTCAAATAATAAGCAATACAACATTTACCAAAACATTGAAAGCTATGAATTCAAGAGTTTAGTAGCATATATACATTCACTAGCTGATTCTAGCTGTAAAGGGTGGGTGTTGCTTGCTATGATGCGTATCTATTTTATGCAATCGAGTTTCCTGAATACGCTCGAGCTCTTAAGTATCATAAAGAAAATAGCAGCTAAGTATGATGACAAACTTCTATTAGCTGAAACAGTAAGCTATAGCGCCTTATTTAAGATAGATTTGCAGGACTATAAAGAGGCAGCGCGTTTATTTGGAGAGGCAGCCTCCCTGTACAAAGAAATTGGAGAAAAAAAAAGCGCTGCTTACGTAAACTATTATATTGCAACCACAAATCATTCTTCAAATAATTTAATTATAGCCGAAAAACAGTATCTAGAATGTATTGAGGTGTTTAGACAATTAAAAAATGAAAAACAAATTATCTATATTTTACTAAAAATTGCTGAAATAAAAATAGCATCTGCTGATTTCAACTCAGCACAAAAAATAATTAAGGATGCCCTAGCTAAAGCGACAGAAATTGGCGAGACTAAAATTTCGGCTCTAGCTTTTATTTTATTGGGCGAGATTTATATTCTCCAAAATAAATTTACCTCAGCGTTAGAGTATTTGACAAAAGCCAATAAAATAGATAATGAAATAGGGGTAGGCGCTTCGAAAGAAAAACTATATTGGCTCTCCTATGTTGCAAACAAAAACAGTAATGATACACTCCGCGCTTTATTTTTTTTAGAGAAGCACAACGAACGCTTAAAAGCAGAATCGATTAGATTTTCTGATAGCTCCCTACGACAATTAGAGGTTAAATACGCAACCGAAACTCTTGAAGCAAAAGCAGAATGGGAGCGAAAAAGAAACGAAGAGATTGCTGCAAGTATTAATTACGCCAAACGTATACAATACGCATTGTTAGCCCACGATAAATTCTTGAATAACTATATACCACTGCATTTTGTTTTATTTAACCCCAAAGATATTGTTAGTGGCGATTTTTATTGGGCTACTTATAAAAACAATACTTTTTATTTAGCGGTGTGCGATAGCACCGGGCATGGCGTTCCCGGGGCATTTATGAGCCTATTGAACATTTCCTTTTTGAACGAAGCCATTAACGAACGTAATCTAACAAAACCTAGCGAAATATTTGATCATGCCCGAAAGCAGCTTATAAAGAGTATTTCAGCCGAAGGCCAAAAAGATGGATTTGATGGGATACTTATAGCCTTTGATTTCACTACAAAATCCATAACATATGCTGCAGCTAATAATGCACCAATTATTATAAGAAACAAAGAAATTTTAGAACTGCCAAAAGATAAGATGCCCGTGGGAGAAGGAATTGAAGATAAGCCGTTTTCGCTATTCACTATTGATTACTTGAAAAACGACAAGCTTTATTTATACACTGATGGATTTGCCGACCAGTTTGGTGGACCTAAAGCAAAGAAATACAAATACAAGCCTTTGAATACTTTATTGCAAGTAGTATCAAACTTTCCAATGCAAGAGCAAAAACATAAATTGCAAAAAGAATTTATTGATTGGAAGGGAAATACAGAGCAAACA